The Hippoglossus hippoglossus isolate fHipHip1 chromosome 21, fHipHip1.pri, whole genome shotgun sequence genome contains a region encoding:
- the creg2 gene encoding protein CREG2 yields MTAMARYFLLALLGTVLSPGQSYTLRSSVSWVVSSTDVVEDADLSEEVAPALLVDGAGLWKQAYPTSNVLGDGVESPGELVKPEGDDVAQLSSRLFSYRLEKVKSSASSAAPPPPPHQETARTARYIAHYSDWGHLSTISTQDKIKGLPFGNIFSVSDGPADNSTGVIYFYMTPMDNTVLDLKSNPYASLTFSEAEGEFCRQMVYDPEDPRCARLTLTGKMVDVVPEELAFAKEAMFSRHPAMAKWPVGHKWFFMKLELIQVWLQDWVGGVSLIPIEDYFKATPF; encoded by the exons ATGACTGCGATGGCCCGTTACTTTCTCCTGGCGCTCCTCGGCACCGTGCTGAGTCCGGGTCAGAGCTACACCCTGAGGAGCTCCGTGTCCTGGGTCGTCTCCTCCACCGATGTGGTGGAGGACGCGGACCTGTCGGAGGAGGTGGCCCCGGCGCTGCTGGTGGACGGCGCGGGGCTGTGGAAGCAGGCGTACCCGACCTCCAACGTCCTCGGAGACGGCGTTGAGAGCCCCGGGGAGCTGGTGAAGCCCGAGGGGGACGACGTGGCGCAGCTGTCCTCCCGCTTGTTTTCATACCGGCTGGAGAAGGTGAAGAGTTCCGCCAGCAGCGCTGCTCCTCCGCCGCCCCCGCACCAGGAGACCGCCCGGACCGCCCGATACATAGCGCACTACAGTGACTGGGGACATCTGTCCACCATCTCTACACAGGACAAg ATTAAAGGTCTCCCCTTTGGGAACATCTTCTCAGTCAGCGATGGACCAGCGGACAACAGCACTGGAGTTATCTACTTCTACATGACTCCGATGGACAACACTGTGTTAGACCTGAAAAGTAACCCATATGCTTCTCTCACCTTCTCAGAGGCAGAGGGGGAGTTCTGCAG GCAAATGGTGTATGACCCAGAGGATCCAAGATGTGCTCGACTCACACTGACAGGCAAGATGGTGGATGTGGTGCCAGAGGAGCTCGCGTTTGCAAAGGAGGCAATGTTCTCCAG ACATCCTGCGATGGCAAAGTGGCCAGTGGGACACAAGTGGTTCTTCATGAAGCTGGAGTTGATCCAGGTGTGGCTGCAGGACTGGGTCGGGGGCGTTTCACTCATTCCAATCGAGGACTACTTTAAAGCAACACCCTTCTGA